The nucleotide sequence GCTGATCATAGTGAATCGTAACCGGGATATCACATCCATGGGTGTCCAGTGCGAGAACCATATATTCCCATGCCGTTTCGCCTACCCCCGGCGGTTGTGGCGGGGTCAGTCCCGGCAGCGGTTCTTTCGGTTTGAACATGGCTGTATGATCCGTTATTTCCTCTTGCAGGCTTAGAGGATACCGTGGGTAGGCTTCAATTTGATTGGCGAGTTGATGGACTTGTTTCGTTTGCCACGCACGCAATCCGGCTGCCGGAACGATAATGGCCGTCACAGTAATAAGCACATAGCACAGAGCTTTTACGATTGGCTCTTTCCGTTCGGTAAGGAAAGGCGCATCTTTTAAAAAGGATCGGCGCCGTTCCTTATTCACGACTTTGACCATCAACGTGAATAACCATTTCCAAAAACAGATGACGGCAAAAACAGATACCACAGAGACAAAATAAACGCCGGTGCCGGGTGCAAACATGATGCTCGGATAGCCGCCATACCATGCCAATACAGCCGTGAGCACCAACGCCTCATATAGGTGTCGGGAACTGTATACGACAAGGACAAGGATCAGATACAGGAGTCCCCATTGCTTCAGATGGACGGCAGCTTTTTCTTGAATCAAAAGATTGATTCGCAGCCACAGGGACAACTTTTCATGGTCTTTGACAAATAGCCGGTGTATATCGTCGAACTGCCGCGGAATTGCCGCCACCGCTTCCCAAGCCCGACATACAAAGTCGCTGGGTAACAGCCATAAAATCTGATACACCAGACTGTCTGCAGCTTTTGCATATATATCCCCATTAAATAGGAGATACGGATCTAAAAGTAGATTTGTATCCTTATTGCCTTCATAACGTTCGTATTCGGCGCTTTCCTTATTAATGAGGGAATCTTCGACGCCTTTGCGCCGGGCATAGCTTGAGACAAGCGCCAAGGCCGCGGAATCCCCTATCATTACATTAGGCATCACCTCGTAAGAAGATTCATCAAAAGCTAAATTATATTCCACTTGCGGGCGCAATCCCAGCAAAACTGTGTGCATGGGGGAATGATAGGTGATGATAGAATGTCCGAATAAAATCGGATAGGAGCAAAAAAGAAAAAAGCCCATACACAAGATCGTTGCCGCAGCACGATAGAGGAAAGGCTGTTTTGTGTTCACCTTCGTCAAAATGAAGAGGACTAACAGTGCGGGAGGAAGGTACGTTACAAGTTCATAGCGAAAGCCGACGCTTATGCCTAAGATGATTCCCCACACAACCGACAGCCCAATGAGCATCCACCGATGCCAAGGACGTGTAATGAGGAGAAGGGTTATCCAAAGGCTGAAAAATAAAAAAGGGGCACGCACCTGATACTGGATCAGTGTATTTTCGTACAACATGTAAGGGGACAGGCAGAAGAGCAAGGCAAGCGCCGCACTTGCAAAATCTCTGACAACAAGCCGAAACATGCCGTAAATCAAAATGAGATTCAGGGTACGCATAAGTATCAGGAAGAAGATAAGTCCATTGAGAGATACGCCGAAGCAGCGCCACATCCAACCCACCGCATACAATAAATACAAGTGTGCTGCGGCGCGTGATTTCAAAGGCGCCAATTCTATATCAGCGGGAATGTGGGCGGTGTCAAAGCGGTCGCTTTGCCCAAAGATAAAGTCGGGCAAGCCTTCGATCTGCTCCACATCTGCTGTACCCATAC is from Candidatus Hydrogenedentota bacterium and encodes:
- a CDS encoding glycosyltransferase family 39 protein, with translation MKIKKELVVVFIVTVLGILVNTLYLYSVPEPLENRYQAQLSHLYPAVFFAAGHGMGTADVEQIEGLPDFIFGQSDRFDTAHIPADIELAPLKSRAAAHLYLLYAVGWMWRCFGVSLNGLIFFLILMRTLNLILIYGMFRLVVRDFASAALALLFCLSPYMLYENTLIQYQVRAPFLFFSLWITLLLITRPWHRWMLIGLSVVWGIILGISVGFRYELVTYLPPALLVLFILTKVNTKQPFLYRAAATILCMGFFLFCSYPILFGHSIITYHSPMHTVLLGLRPQVEYNLAFDESSYEVMPNVMIGDSAALALVSSYARRKGVEDSLINKESAEYERYEGNKDTNLLLDPYLLFNGDIYAKAADSLVYQILWLLPSDFVCRAWEAVAAIPRQFDDIHRLFVKDHEKLSLWLRINLLIQEKAAVHLKQWGLLYLILVLVVYSSRHLYEALVLTAVLAWYGGYPSIMFAPGTGVYFVSVVSVFAVICFWKWLFTLMVKVVNKERRRSFLKDAPFLTERKEPIVKALCYVLITVTAIIVPAAGLRAWQTKQVHQLANQIEAYPRYPLSLQEEITDHTAMFKPKEPLPGLTPPQPPGVGETAWEYMVLALDTHGCDIPVTIHYDQRRVLNDYSETVVIHGVHDGEAGRVLFFFPVYELDISYKPELWRDFKRAYPYFSGDPDDPRPVEEQEWWLPGKFEGISIAENYQSQVAGLYRVEVDEDLEILPFMQIPQLREEIRPYKTGYLERAVRSMKR